The genome window AGCCCTGGAAAGGGAAGGTCCTGCAGAAAGAGGAGAGGATGGGCCCATCCTTCCTGGAAAGGGTGGAGCAGGGTGGCCTCTGGCTCTTCAGGACGTCATGGAAACACCCATCAGATCCTGGGGATGACTTCAGACTGGCTTGAGGATGGAACACCACCAAGGAATGACATTTCACTCGGACTTCTAAAGTTCTGGGCACAGTTTCTGCTCCAGGTCTCGTTGGTAACTGAGTTCATAGTTTTGGCTTTCACTGCTTGGCCACAAGCAGCGTGCTTTGAAATGGGATTATCCATGAGGCAGAACTGGAGTTtttcccacctcctcctcctccttagtgcctttcctttcctgcattTCTTGTGCTCCTTCAGCCTGCATTGCACTGCTCAGGAAAGATGGAGTTGAAATAGCCACAGCTTCTTTGAAGACTGCTGCATTAAAAAGAGCTGCTTAACTCCCTCTATGTCAAGCTTGTGATATTAAACTCaataattttccctcttttccagcTGGTTTTAGTGGTGTGAGCTGTGCAGAAAGGACTCTCATGCTGTGGCTGCAATGCACTTGGCACCTGAGCAGAGAAGGGGCAGGTCATGGATAAACACTGGGCCAGTCTTCTCCGTGCTGGGACTTCTCCTGGTGGCAGGAATATCTCCAGGCTGGTCTTGCTCATGGTTTTGCTGTTCTGAGTGGAACTGACTTATAAAAAGGAGATGGTCCTGCAAACACAGAGGGGTTGAGAAATTCAGCTACTGTGATGATGGGTattttttgggaagggaagatgtgtccattaaaaaatacttgagTTTCTACGTGCATAATGCCTAGACCTGCCTCGGCAGAGCAAATTCTTGTCAGGTGAGAAGTGATTTTACAAGGACCTTTaggacaggacaaggagaaatggcttcccactgccacagggcaggttTGGATGAGATATTGGGATGGAATTctgccctgtgagggtgggcaggccctggcacagggcccagagcagctgtggctgccctggatccctggcagtgcccaaggccaggttggacagggctgggagcagcctgggacagtgggaggtgtccctgccatggcaaggggtggaaggggatgggctttgaggtccctcccaaccattccatgattgtCCCAGAGCTCTCCAAGATGAGCAGTGGCACCAACCTGCAGAACCCCTGAGGAGAGACTGATGTGTGCCTTTCTTCTCTCTGAGAGACAGGTAAAGCCCTCCCCAGCACTGGTTTCTTCGAGATGGCATTGCCTGCCGGTGAATATTCATGTGCAGCTTGTTTCTGCAGCAAAagtgtgagcagggctgtgatgcTGCTAATTGCAAGTGAAAGTGTTAATTTTCACACAGTTGTAAAAGAAATCCCGATTTGTGAAGATTTTGCTTGAGTCAGGGGTGAAGCTCCTGTCACTTTTAGAAGGCGCAGATGGGAAATGCTGAGTTGGAATATTCAGACActcttaaaatactttattcCATCAGAAAGATTCCCAGGCTCTCTCAGCATGTTACTTTGTCAaactcaccttttttttttccctgagagaGGTTGGAGTCTCGACTTATTATTCAACTTTCTATTGCAGCTTTGTTTAGTGGAGTTTATACATTCTTAGATCAAACATTATACAATCTGACCAGGAATCATGCAATCACAGTGGGAGATGCGAGGAAAcagcataatttattttataaacaaagGCATCATCCACATTAAAGTACCAGTTGGTTAATAAAATGGGTTttaatgcaataaaaaaaataaatatgcagctttccctgagctgtgtttaGAAATAGCTGCACTCAAATGAGGAATGTGGTGCTCATGTCTTCCCACAGAGGCTGCCTTCATCTCCTGAAAGCACCTCCTGAAACCCTGGCTGGTTTTgtctgggaaagctgcagggaTTTGACCAGCTCCTTATTGTAAAATGGAGTGGATAATGAATGTCAGCAGAAGGACTAAACTCCTTTTATAGGTTGGAGATGTGCTAGGAGAGCTCTGAGCAGGCTTAGAGGGACAGCAAAAGGTGATGTCCAAGTATCACTAGGTGTAGTCATCACACACAGCTTGTTCTGGAGGATGCATTCATTGGATCCTTGTGGGACAGCTTTGCTGGTAAAGTTGGGACTTGGGGAAAATGGCCAAATTACTGTGCttgggctgctggctgggcagagGATCCTCCTGAGGGGTTGCTGGACAACCAGCCTCGTTGAGGAGCTGGAAAATGTGCTGAGTGGGGTTTGTGTTGTGGGCAAAGGGCTGGTGGGTCAGGCTGCTGCTtgtggagctgagccctgggaaggaggagagctgggggCATGTCCACTTTTTCTGAGGATGTGGGAAGGGATCTGGGAATTATCAGCTGGATCAAAACTTGCTTTATCCAACAAACACTTTGACAGCtcctggaagaggagaaaggcTGACTTCAATGAAGGTAGTGGTACAGTGAGCCAGCAGAAGGTTtcatcctggagctgcagtgagtACAACCTGGACTGCAACCCAAAAGCTGCAGAGAGTTATTACACACACGTGCACACAATAGAGCTCAGAGCCCGGCCACTGAGACCCTTCCTTGGGGATCCATATAAAATACCTCTCACAAAAGCTGCCCTGTGTGCAAGCAGAGGAACTCCTGCTAGTGACGTTAAAAATggtgaagaaaacaaaccccaaaaaatcccacatccTCTTTTTCACACACATCCAAGTGGTGTAACTCTTATCTGGCTGCCAGGCTGTTGGAGATACCAGCACAGCTAAGCAGCACACAGCATATGGGACACTAAAATGCTGCCTGGGAAGCGCTTTTCAGtcgctgctctgagctgtgccaatGTAAAAAATGTCCCCTTTGTCGTGGTGGTGAATGCATCTTCTTGTTCCCCCTTTTGCCTGGATTTATGTTAAGCCTGGCTGTCAGCCCAGTTTGATCTGCTCACTTTATTGTATTGCAAACAGTAGTCAATGGCTCTTCAGCTCGAGATCGCCTGGATTTATTTTCAGGTCAAGTCAACTCTCCTTGACCCAAGCCTGAACCAAAATACATTCCCAGAAGATTCCCCCACAGGATACGGGATCCAGAGACAGAGTGACATTGTAATGAGTTCAAGGTTTCAGCTCAGCACAACAGAGCCCCTGTTGGTGCAGGGAGGGCACTGAGCAATCCTTATTTCAGCAGATTTTGTCACCCATCCGTCACTGCCCTCCACTGAGCAGTGTCACACCAcggaatcccaggatggtttggattggaagggaccttaaagctcatcttgttccacccccaGGTCACTCCAAGCCCCAAAACACTGCTGGTGTTTGTGGTCTGCAGGGAAGTCAGTCCTTATGGATGTGTTTGCATGGCTCCGACATGCCTGCGTGGAATTTGCTGTGCAGGCTTTAAACAACTGATGAGATGGTCTGcattctttcattattttttataaagagAAGTGGGATGTCTTTTGGGgactgcctggcacaggggcagaacCAGTTGATACTGTGTCATGAAGTGTAAAACACTGCTTTGAAGATTTGGGACAAAACCAGAATGAACTCATGGATTTAGCCTGGGTGATAAATCTTCCTTCAAAATAAGGCAGCCTTATGTTTGGTACAAAAGACTGTTTATttcttctatgaaaaaaaaaaaaaaagaaaagaaatggtgtAATCAGCTAGGATTAAATTTCCAGGGGCCCTGGACAGAAGCTAAAGCCCACATTGCCTCCTTCTCATGGTCACACTGGATGATTTGAGTAGTTTAAAACCTCTCTGGCTTCCTATGGTTTTGGGCTATGAGCTGCTGTCAGTGTGCCTTGAACCTAAAGCCATTGCTGAGGAGGACCTCAGCAACAGAAATTTAATGTCCAAGTGTTTGGCTGGTATGAACTGCCTGTTTCAACTAGGAGCCTGGCCCaggtgtggaaaaaaaatagggctttattcctgttttccatCTCAAGGAGGTATTGAATCCACATGGCAAATACACAGCTGAGGTCCAGCTGACTTAATGTTGCATTAAGAGCCTTTGTGGTTCGGGTGCACTGCCTTTGTTGTTCTGCCTGCTCGTGGTTAATGTTTCACCAGCCCTTTTTTACTTTATCTGCTCGTGTAATTACCCAGGAACAGCCCCGTGTGCACTTTGGTGATGCTTCAAATTTCACACCTCGTTGGGATGGATGCTGGGGAAGCTGTCAGTGTGAGAGCCGGGCAAAGAGCTGGAAGTCCTGCAGGAGCTTGGAtgtgtgagctctgctgggcagagTGGCCTGTGCAGTCTGAGTGATAAGCAAATCCCATCTTTTCTGGTGGCTCAGGCTGGGTTATCTGTGCGTGAGCTGGCTGGGAGTGTGACAGGGTCAAACAGGCATCGATTGTTTCATGGTgcaagagctgctctgtggtcCCTGCTATCTTGTGTGGGGAGCTTAAGCTGTGCTCTCCCCTTGTTCCCATGGAATAAACTCCTTGGGATGGTGAGGGGAAGGCCATGGGCACAAGCAGTTACTGTGCAGTGAGTTGTGTGTCTGCTGAAAACACTCCTGTAGCTGTTTCCTGAGGTGCTCTTCTACAATCCACAGGTTTCCCCCGAGGAAAGATATGCTCCAGGGAGCAaaaagggagcagggatgctcctcTTCCAAAGGAACACAACATTTCTGTGGTCAGGAGACAGGTGGGAAGCCAAGGGTAGAGTGTGACCATACCTGTGGAAGGGGGCCTGTGGCCAGTCCCACTTGCTGTGTGCAAGGTGTCTGCCAGGAAAGGTCTCTCCAGGGAGGCAGGGCTCTATCTGCCTCCGTGTGATGGAATTTGGGCAGGAGATGGGGCTGGATCGGCAGCAGGAGCATCTGGCacgtgcccctggagactcctgGAGAATGGAGACCAGGCATGtagggagcctgggctgggaagcagctggagcagggagcagggctaTGGAGAGCCCATGTTCTGCAGGTGGCTGCTGAGGTCTCCTCAAGTCCTGAGTGTCTGGCTGGACTGAGAGCCAGGAGAGCTTGGCAATTTCCACTGCTGAGCCAGAAGCTGTCCAGAGGGAGATGACCAGACAGTTCCCAACCACCAAACATCAAATGAAAGCAGCTGCAATGTCTTTGTCTTCTCACCTGTTTGCTGGTGGGCAAACAGTGACTGTTCACAGTAAAAAATTACCCTTTGTGTTCACTTACTTAACATTTTCAAGGAGTTGTGGCTAAATGGAGGTGACCTTCACTCTCAGCTCCCATGCACGGGCTCAGCTCCAAGAACTGCAGTCGAACCACGCTGACTTTCAGCAGCTGGGACTTGGGCCCTGCGTTTAATGTCCCTTCCTCGGTGCTCGTGCACTCGCTTTTCCTTGCCAAGATTatatttgctttccttcctcaAGGACTGCTCGAAAAATCAGACTTTAAAACAATATgtctttttccccctgcagagAACAATATGATATGCCACTGTTGAATTAATATGTCCATGAGAAGTGAATATAATCTCCCCAGTAGATCCCCTTTCCAAAAGATTTAcaatttaatgaatttttttatttcttaccgGCCTGTAACATTTAGCTGTTTTACACCTACAGGGCTCTTTCCCATGGAAGCAAGTGAAGGTGGGGGGATCCCATCATCCTAATTCCAGCTCCttgctttcttctctctgtccccagcctgccacTTGCTGCTGATGCAGATTTCCATGGCATGGCTCCTGTCAAAACCTACCCTTGCCATGTTCACATCTCACTGCTAATCTGAGAGTGCGCTGTGAGGACAGGAGAAGTTTTTGAATAATGTTTATGTAAAAATCAGtgtctctgaaaaaatctctgctgcctgcttAGCTGCTCGAAGCAGGATTTCTGGCTCAGGGTTTGATGTTATCCTCCTCACGGTCACATTCTGGCACGCTCTCAAATAAATGGCAGTAATGCCTCTGACAGCAGATTAAGAAGCAGCAAATAACATCCATTGGTAACACCTTTATTTAGTGGAAAGGGTAAGATGGAAATGAACTGTGAAGGGGAGACCCATCTTCTATAATTACTGGCTACACAGGTCATATTCCTAATTCCACCACCAATTGATTTCTCCTGAAAGCTCTCATTACATTGAAAATAGCAAATTGATTGCTCTGCCAGCCCTTTCCTCAGCAGATCCTGCTGGAACTGTTGCAGTATTATTGCTTGGCTTTGGGAAAGCTTGCTGAGATTGACAGAAAATGCCCTGCCATGCAAGTGGACAAGACCTTAAACCTTTCTCCTGCTGTGTCTCTCTCCTTCATCCCTGGGGCTGTCCAAGGAATgcttggatgtggcactgggtgacaaggtggggatcagtcacaggttggactcaatgatctcgGAAGCATTTTCCAACCTAAGCCACTCTATGATTCTGCCTCTGGGTGGACAAAGCCAGAGAATGGTTAAAAGCCTGGGTGGCCCAGCTGAAGAGGGCCACGTGAAGCACTGTGTGCTTTGAGTTGTCTCCCTGAATCAGAGCTGCTCACCATCACTTGTCAGGAGGCGAGAGCTGACGGCAGCGTCCCCGCGCCGGACAGGGCCTGGAAAACACAGATCCCTCCCGGCAGCTTTTCACAAAGCTTTCAGCGTGTGCTGCCTCAAACCACGGATGCTGCAGGCCTGTGACAGCCCAAGCAGCTCAGCTTTATGCTGGAAAACCTTCCTCTTCTGTTTGGTCCTTACTGTTGTGGTGCTGAAGCTGAAAATGCAGccttggagctgcagcagagatggaaaCCAGCCCCCGAGCGGctttttgcaataaaaataaaatatctcatGAACCTTTGAACTAACAGGTGGGTGCtgtggaggaggaagggaagtcCTGAGCTGTGATTTCTCTTTTATAGCTTGGCTTAGTGGTTTAGGGGAAGCAGGAGCCTTGCCCTAGGATGGGCTGTGGTTGCCCTGGCATCCTCTCCATGcacttctcttccttctttctccacTTTTAAGAGGTCAGCTTGTTTCTAACACAGCTTCTCTAGCACTGCCTTTCCCACCCCCTGATCAGCTTCCTCAGCTTGGGGCACCTCTGGCTcgctccatccctgtgcagagGAGGACTCTGGtttcctggagctgcctgcGAGCACGTTCTTGCCTGGCTGCTTCTCCCCGCTCTCTTCCCCCTGCCTTCCTCATTGTGTGTCTGTTCCAGACCGGACAGGATGGAGCTGGacaggagagcagccctggggcttcCCTGAGGCTGCTGACGCTGCTGGGGGCAGGGTTTGGCACTAAATGCCCTGAttgttccctgctgctgctgctgctgctgggaagtgaAGCCGGGCAGCATTGCTGGAAACGCACTGCTCGTTTCCTTTCTGCCGCCGTTGCAGAGGTGACTCCTGACGCAGTCAGCTATTCATTCCTTTTGTTAGCACAGGGGCTCgttcctccatccatccatccatccatccatccatccatccatccatccatccatccatccatccatccatccatccatccatccatccatcatccatccatccatccatccctccatccatccctccatccatccatccatccatccatccatccatccatccatccatccatccatccatccatccctccccatcCATCAACATCACCACATCATGCATCCTGCGAGCATCACCACAATCTCAAAATCAGTTATTCCTCCTCTCACATCTCATGtatccatccatcctcatcccctgATGCGGCTGAGCTGTCTTGGCAGAGGGAGGAAGCACAGGATGCTGGGTTCCCCCTTTGGACACTTCATGGATCACAGCCTGCCTtcctccagggctgtgctgggttttggTGTGGCTGGGTGGGTGTTTGAGCTCCTGGCactgttctctgtgtgtgtgtgtgaggctgCTCCCACCTCGCTCCTGCTGCATGCAAACCCTCTCTCGTGCAACTGGAGAAATGTTTCCACTTTGTCCCATTCCCATACTTGCTGTGCAATCAGAATGCTCCCCCCGCCCAATAGAATCTGCACTTTGCCTTCTTGGCCTTCCCTCTCATTCCCAAACCTGTGTCTTCCCAGCACTCGAAGCTGCCAACTGgagttttttactttttatttttaatttttctgttgatttgaataggcagggctgggtgtcaGCTTCCATCTGCCTCCCAGCTGGAAAGGGAAGCCTGAAGAGAAAGGGAGGGTGCTTTCAGCCTGTGTTCCCAAAGTCAATAGGGAAAGGCTGTGAGGGCTGGgagaaattcaggattttttctctcccctaCCCCCATTAGTAAAAACTTGtgcttttggagaaaaaaaaaaaagaacatattGCTGTAGTTCAGACAGTTAAACAAAACATAAATGCAAACCAAAGCAGTTAAATAATGATCTGGCTTTCAGTGCTGCATTTTGCCCAATGCTGACGTGTTGCCACAGACTCCTCCATAACAGGGTGAAAACTGCAAAACTTTGCTTTCCtaaatcataaaatggtttgggttggaagggaccctaaagttcatcccattccaccttctgccatgggcagggaaaccttccactagcccaggttgctccaggcAAATGGCCTGGGACATTTCTAGGTATCCACGGGCaaccaccctgtgccagggcctgcccaccctcacagggaaggatttcttccacCTAACCCcaccctctggcagtgggaagctaTTTCCCCTTATCCAAAATCCTTCTTCAGCTCCCTTGGAaccccttcaggcactggaaggtgctTTAAGGTCTCCCCAGAATATTCTGAGcaatcccagttctcccagcctgtctcaTTTCAGTAAGTGATGGATCACCTGGACAGCTGCAtctccaaggagctgctggccacagcagctgcagtctGCCATCACATCTCTTGGATCACCTGCTTGGATTGGTGGCAGACACCAATTACTCATGGCAagcaggcagcaggcagcagctcgACCTTCTGCTGGTTTGATCCGAggtccccagctctgcttgctCTGTTCTAGGCAGGTGGGTTCGCATCGTGCACATTTTTAATGCCTGAGCAccaaacaaaatgcagtttttgtaGCTAAAGGGGAATTGGCCCTGGCTGTCCTGTGGGGAGTGTGCTCCTATAAAATGACACCTGAAAGgaggagcccagagcactgGGCAACTGCAGGACAGGGGAGGCTGACTGTGACTCCTGGACTTGCAGCAGCTTTGTGGTTCCAGGTGCTGGCTGGTATTTTTGGAGAGCTCTGGAAGACTTTGCACTTTTTGATGTTATTTTCTGGCACACCAAGTTAGGCAAACCCACTccacttgcttttttttttggccaagtGATCAGAGTGCTGCTAGAGTGcctttagttttgtttttggtttttgtttttttttttttctccctaggATTTTCAGAGCCTGATTCAGCCAAGTTCTTCAGTCCCTGCTTATTTTTAAACCTAATCCTGTCACTCTCTGACATCACTGTGCTTCAATCCCACCAACATCCATGGACTTGGGCAAGCACTCAGAATTCGAGCAGATGCTGAAACGCTTTGCTCACCAACAGCTGTGAAGTTGGGAGGACCTcacccagggagagcaggggtcAGGAAGGGAGATGAGACACTTTACATCCCACCCCTTCCATCCATGGGTGttacattcatattttctgaaaagtccCTTTGCTtaggattttcctcctgggaagctgagaagcttcagagaaaaaggaaaacaatatatatctcatttgtttttcctgtgttttaattttttagaatgtgtttaaaaattgtttagtaacaggtgattgttttattggtttctgctgtgagttgtttttactcattggccaatcagtgccaaacTTTGTCAGAGCTCTAAAAATAGTCatgaattttcattattatcttgttagccttctgtaagtatcctttctgtatagTTTTGGattctttaatataatgtagtatcataaaataataaattagccttctgagaatggagtcaaattcatcattccttcctgccacgagggaccccacaaatacaatacaTGGGATGGTGGGAGACTCATCCCTGTGTTCTTGTTCCCTGGCACCCAAACCAGAAAggaccccaaagcccatccactgccaccccctgccatgggcagggacaccttccaatatcccaggctgctccaagccccatccaacctggtctggaacacttccagggatggggcagccacagcttttctgtgccagggcttcatcaccctcccagggaagattttttccccaacatCCCATCTAAACATACTCTCAATTTGAAGCTATTTGTCCTTGCCCTGTTAATTGCCTGTGGATATAGGATTATGTGTTTTTGGGACAGGTTCAAGGGCTGAACTTGAGCCCTGTATCTTCCAAAAAGCCATGGTTCAGAGGTGTCAGCTCAGCTGCAtgtgctggctgggcagggctcagccctgctgaggtgATTTAGGAGCTGTAGAGGTTGGTGTGGGTTcaggggagggtttgggggttgaGCTCACCTGGTGTTTTgggagctgtcagtgctgctggcagggctgggcaggtggATGGACATCAatcccagcatttccctgggacacacagcctGACTGACCCCCctttccctctgaattattatttcTGCTTCTGATAAAGGCATGGGGCTATTTTTGGGCTGGGAACCACTTATTGCCCAGATAAACATCAGTCTCAGAGGCTGGGAGATTGCAAAGGAGCAGCAGTCACAAGTTTCTTCGTTACTAGGTAATGTATAACTTTCTAAACTAATAGACAGTTGTCACagggtttattttgggtttcTAAGCTATCACTTTTACTTGTTCCTACTGCACTGTGGATACTTTTATCTAATGGGATATTATCACATGTACACAGATGTGCTTCTATTAAAACTTGTAAACTTGTAGTTACTCTAAAAAATGACAGCCCTACATTAtaacccttcaccatcttatcAATACAGTTTCTCACTTAAGGCATTTTCTTCCTTATAACTATAGAAACATaagtttataatttttctgcttaatgtctgtgtattgtatttttacattaatCTAAGCTTCTTCTAAGGTTGCAGATCAAACTCTTCAGTGTCTGtggaagttttcatttttctggttCCCACACCTTGCAGGAGCCATGGAAGAAGGGGATTTGCACCTGGAATGAGTGACTCCCTGGcttcttgctgcttttccttggtGTTAGTGTTTCTTGCCtttggggagggagcagaggtgaGATCTGCTGCCTCCCCTTGCCTTGTCTATTTCAATACTTTATTGTGgcgaggaaaaaaaaaagaaaatagaaaacaactACACACatgctgtttaatttttttcccctcttacataattttttatgcttcttcacattttaaaatattttttctttccctccccttcTTTCATcatcttttcctctcctctctcttcttccatatttttctctttttctcttcttttttttcttttttctcattttttctctttcccctttttcccccactttttctttttcaccttttttccttttttcactttttctctgggtctgtcttttctgctttctcttttcttttctttttccttctcttctttttctctctttttttccattttctctttttcttcctgtttcttattttcccctcttccctatttttcctctcctttttccttttttctcttttttctttttctcttctgttttttctctcctttcctctattttttatctccttttccctctttttctttcctttttttgctccttctaattctctttttctttttcctcttttcttctgctttttctctcactttccctctcctctccttttccctcttttttcctcctcttttcattgctctttttctctcctctcctttttatgtccctttttcctctctctttctctatttctctgccttttccctctctattgctctctttttctcctctccttttccctccttatTTTCatctaattctttttttctcctttttccttttttcttctgctttttctctcactttccctcttctctccttattttcctccctctgattcacttttttggctttttctttttcctcctttctcctgcttttgCTCTCCTTTGccctcttttttctctccttttcccttccccccctccttttttcctcatttctctttttctctcctctcctttctgtgtccctttcccctctctctttttctgtccctttttcctctctattgctctttttctctccttttcattttctcttcctccctttttcccctctttttctctccttttttcctccgattctcctttgctttttctttttcctcttttctgcttttactctccttttccctcttttttctctccttattttcctccttctgattatttttctttctctttcctattttctcctgcttttattatcctttgcccttttttctctcatttcccatcttttttctccttctccctccatATCtcaccttttctctctccttctctcattatctcccttttccctctttcacacttctttttctctccctttgccctatttctctcctttttctctgcctttcccctctctctttctctttttctctcccgTTTCCCTCTCCATTTGtcactttttctctcctttttccctctttttctctccctttttcctctctccttttctcgTTCTtatcttccttttccctctctcttttctctctttttctctcccttttccctctctcttttctctgccCCTTTCCTCTCTcgttttctctcccttttctctctctctcttgctctccttttcattttctctctttccccgGCTTTTCCCTCCGTGCCGGTATCACCCCTCCCTACCCTGGCTGCCCGCACCCCTTGCTCCCGTTCCCGGAGAcccggccggggccgggccggggccgctccgagccggggctgggccgggccgaTCTGGGGCCGagccggggctgggctgagctgatcTCTGGCCGTGTTGAACGCCTGTGGGGCCGTACCGGGGCCGTGCCGATGGGAGCCGGGCGGCCGGAGCCGCCCCCGGGAGGCGGGCTCCCCTCACGGCCGCCGATATAAGGCGGCGttggcggcggggccgcgctcaCTCGCTCGGGCAGCGCTGCCGCCAGGCCCCGAGGTAAGGGCGGCCCCGGGGGAGCCCCGCGGGGCTGCGGGACCCGGGCTCGCTCCCCCTGAGCGCTCGCAGCCTCTCCCGCGTCCCTCCGGGCTCGTACGGGGTGGGGGGAGCCTCTCCTGCGTGTCCCCACCCGGGTTTCCCGAGGCGGGAGGGTCTGCGGGAGCTCGGAGCGGCCGCCGCTCCCCTGTGGGTGCCCCTGCGCGCCCAGGTGCGATCCTCGGCTCCGCTCCATG of Zonotrichia leucophrys gambelii isolate GWCS_2022_RI chromosome 7, RI_Zleu_2.0, whole genome shotgun sequence contains these proteins:
- the LOC135450679 gene encoding proline-rich proteoglycan 2-like, giving the protein MAGRAVTRKPSRCPCPGSPAREGGHHKRTPMPARGFASPSPAHSNSPAVPSRGNKQQPRGMERSRGSHLGAQGHPQGSGGRSELPQTLPPRETRVGTRRRGSPHPVRARRDAGEAASAQGERARVPQPRGAPPGPPLPRGLAAALPERVSAAPPPTPPYIGGREGSPPPGGGSGRPAPIGTAPVRPHRRSTRPEISSAQPRLGPRSARPSPGSERPRPGPGRVSGNGSKGCGQPG